Proteins encoded within one genomic window of Natator depressus isolate rNatDep1 chromosome 1, rNatDep2.hap1, whole genome shotgun sequence:
- the MED4 gene encoding mediator of RNA polymerase II transcription subunit 4 isoform X2, with the protein MRELIEILAISRNQKLPQPGEESQILELLIQRDGEFQELMKLALDQGKIHHEMQLLEKVVEKRDSDIQQLQKQLKEAEHILATAVYQAKEKLKSIEKARKGAVSSEEIIKYAHRISASNAVCAPLTWVPGDPRRPYPTDLEMRSGLLGQMNNPSTNGVNGHLPGDALAAGRLPDVLAPQYPWQSSDISMNMLPPNHSNDFMLEPPGHNKENEDDVEVMSTDSSSSSSDSD; encoded by the exons atgag GGAACTGATTGAAATTTTGGCAATTTCAAGAAACCAGAAACTCCCACAACCAGGAGAGGAGAGCCAG ATTCTGGAGTTGCTGATTCAGAGAGATGGAGAGTTTCAGGAATTAATGAAACTGGCACTTGATCAGGGGAAAATTCATCATGAAATGCAGCTATTAGAAAAAGTAGTCGAAAAGAGGGACAGTGATATTCAGCAGCTACAAAAACAACTGAAAGAAGCAGAACATATACTG GCAACAGCTGTTTATCAAGCAAAGGAAAAACTAAAATCAATAGAAAAAGCAAGAAAGG GTGCCGTTTCATCTgaagaaataattaaatatgccCACAGGATTAGTGCCAGCAATGCTGTTTGTGCTCCTCTGACATGGGTACCAG GGGACCCACGCAGGCCATATCCTACAGATTTAGAGATGAGGAGTGGCCTTTTGGGTCAGATGAACAACCCATCTACTAATGGAGTTAATGGACACTTGCCAGGGGATGCACTTGCAGCAGGCAGATTGCCAG atgtGCTTGCCCCCCAATATCCCTGGCAGTCGAGTGATATCTCAATGAACATGCTACCTCCTAATCATAGCAATGACTTTATGTTGGAGCCTCCAGGGCACAATAAAGAAAATGAAGATGATGTAGAAGTTATGTCAACAGACTCCTCAAGCAGCAGCAGTGACTCAGATTAA
- the MED4 gene encoding mediator of RNA polymerase II transcription subunit 4 isoform X1, protein MAAGGERSSTRDRLLAALEDLELLARELIEILAISRNQKLPQPGEESQILELLIQRDGEFQELMKLALDQGKIHHEMQLLEKVVEKRDSDIQQLQKQLKEAEHILATAVYQAKEKLKSIEKARKGAVSSEEIIKYAHRISASNAVCAPLTWVPGDPRRPYPTDLEMRSGLLGQMNNPSTNGVNGHLPGDALAAGRLPDVLAPQYPWQSSDISMNMLPPNHSNDFMLEPPGHNKENEDDVEVMSTDSSSSSSDSD, encoded by the exons GGAACTGATTGAAATTTTGGCAATTTCAAGAAACCAGAAACTCCCACAACCAGGAGAGGAGAGCCAG ATTCTGGAGTTGCTGATTCAGAGAGATGGAGAGTTTCAGGAATTAATGAAACTGGCACTTGATCAGGGGAAAATTCATCATGAAATGCAGCTATTAGAAAAAGTAGTCGAAAAGAGGGACAGTGATATTCAGCAGCTACAAAAACAACTGAAAGAAGCAGAACATATACTG GCAACAGCTGTTTATCAAGCAAAGGAAAAACTAAAATCAATAGAAAAAGCAAGAAAGG GTGCCGTTTCATCTgaagaaataattaaatatgccCACAGGATTAGTGCCAGCAATGCTGTTTGTGCTCCTCTGACATGGGTACCAG GGGACCCACGCAGGCCATATCCTACAGATTTAGAGATGAGGAGTGGCCTTTTGGGTCAGATGAACAACCCATCTACTAATGGAGTTAATGGACACTTGCCAGGGGATGCACTTGCAGCAGGCAGATTGCCAG atgtGCTTGCCCCCCAATATCCCTGGCAGTCGAGTGATATCTCAATGAACATGCTACCTCCTAATCATAGCAATGACTTTATGTTGGAGCCTCCAGGGCACAATAAAGAAAATGAAGATGATGTAGAAGTTATGTCAACAGACTCCTCAAGCAGCAGCAGTGACTCAGATTAA